The following DNA comes from Mycolicibacterium aromaticivorans JS19b1 = JCM 16368.
AACGCGGGCTTGGCGTTGAACGCCACTCCGAGCCCCGCAGCGGCCAGCATGTCGATGTCGTTGGCACCGTCGCCGACCGCCACGGTCTGCTCCATCGGAACACCGACCTGGCGCGCAAAGTCACGCAGCGCCTTGGCTTTTCCGGCGCGGTCGACGACCTCGCCGACAACCCGCCCGGTGAGCTTGCCGTCGACGATCTCCAGTTCGTTGGCGGCCACGAAGTCCAGCATCAGTTCGTGCGCCAGCGGATCGATCACTTGGCGGAAGCCGCCCGAGACCACCCCGCAGTGGAAGCCCAGGCGTCGCAACGTCCGGATCGTGGTGCGCGCCCCGGGGGTCAGCTCGATCTGCTCGGCAACGTCTTCGAGCACCTCGGCGGGCAGGCCGGCCAGGGTTTCGACCCGGCGATGCAGTGACTCGGCGAAGTCCAGCTCGCCCCGCATGGCCGCCTCGGTGACGGCGGCGACTGCCTCCTCGGCCCCGGCATGGGCGGCCAGCATCTCGATGACCTCACCCTGGATGAGCGTGGAGTCGACGTCGAACACGATGAGCCGCTTGGCCCGTCGCTCCAGGCTGTAGTTCTCGACGGCGATGTCCAAGCCCTGTTCGGACGCCACCCGCGCCAGCAGCGTGCGCAACTCGCCACCCACACCGGCGGGGACCGACACCCGCAGCTCCAGCCCCGTCACCGGGTAGTCGGAGACGCCGCGGATGAAGTCGATGTTGACCCCGAGCGCGGCGGCCTCGCGAGCCACCACACCGAAGGCTGCCGCCGTGATCGGCCGCCCGAGCACCACGATGGTGTGGGTGGAGGGCTCACGGATGATCGGGGTGTCGTCGCTGCGTTCGATCGTGACGTCCAACCCGACACGATGAATCGCCGTGCTGACGTCGTCTCGCAGCTGTACACCGTCGGCCACACTGGCGTCGCCGGAGACCAACACACCGAGGGTCAGCCGCCCGCGGATCACCACCTGCTCGACGTTGAGTAGGTCTACGGCGTGGCGGGCCAACACTTCGAACAGCGCGGAGGTGACGCCAGGCTGGTCTACACCGGTGACGGTGATCAGCACCGACACCTTGGACATGGTCATACCCGGAAGGGTTGCGGATCCCGAGTTAGGTGCGGACGTGCTCGTCGTCGAGACGCGTGACGTCGCCGTCGTCCGGGCCGTGTGCGCGCCCGACATGGGCCTCGGCACGCATCCGCTCGATCATGTGTGGGTAGTGCAGTTCGAATGCCGGTCGCTCCGAACGGATTCGGGGCAGCTCGGTGAAGTTGTGTCGCGGCGGCGGGCAGGAGGTGGCCCATTCCAGCGAGTTGCCGTAACCCCACGGATCGTCGACGGTGACGACCTCGCCGTAGCGCCAGCTCTTGAAGATGTTCCACACGAACGGCAGCACCGACACACCGAGAATGAACGCACCGAT
Coding sequences within:
- the serB gene encoding phosphoserine phosphatase SerB yields the protein MTMSKVSVLITVTGVDQPGVTSALFEVLARHAVDLLNVEQVVIRGRLTLGVLVSGDASVADGVQLRDDVSTAIHRVGLDVTIERSDDTPIIREPSTHTIVVLGRPITAAAFGVVAREAAALGVNIDFIRGVSDYPVTGLELRVSVPAGVGGELRTLLARVASEQGLDIAVENYSLERRAKRLIVFDVDSTLIQGEVIEMLAAHAGAEEAVAAVTEAAMRGELDFAESLHRRVETLAGLPAEVLEDVAEQIELTPGARTTIRTLRRLGFHCGVVSGGFRQVIDPLAHELMLDFVAANELEIVDGKLTGRVVGEVVDRAGKAKALRDFARQVGVPMEQTVAVGDGANDIDMLAAAGLGVAFNAKPALRAVADTSLSHPYLDTVLFILGITRAEIEAADAVDGVLRRVEIPPE